The region TTCTCTATTCTAATTCACTTTGTTcccaaagaataattgttaattaatagCATATTGCCAAGTTCCTGTACGACTTTTTCCCAGGCTTCGCGCCTCAACCCTTTGTGGTGACATGATcaagttaaaatttgaaagtggGCATAGTCTCTTTTCTTAGGCTCTTAGCATGTACGTCAACAAAAGATCCAATACCCAAGGGTTTTCAACCCGACTTTTCGCGACATAGTTATTACACACGACAAAGACTGAACTGCTGTAGACAACAACTGAGATTTTAAAGGTTACCGGCGGAAAATGCCTTAGCTGTGAAATTCAAGGCTAAAGGATAGGAAAGTGCGAGTCAAAAGCCGAGATTTAAAATTTACCAAGACATCAATGCAGTGGTCCTTTCAACAGTTGGGTCGGGGGTAATTACTCAGTTCCTCAAGAAAGGCGAATGACAAGAGTCGAATtattttaggttttttttACAGGCTATAGCAATTACAAGTAGAACTCACCGGTTAGGGAATGAATTTTTctgtattattgttattttgcaaatttagGTTCGAATACTATGAAGTTCCTCTTTGAAGAGAAAAAGTCTAAAAAGTGTAAATTCTACATAAAAGGTATATTTAGTTTCTTATTTTTGGTAATCTTCGCAACATTAAActcaagtttttttccttgacaatTACATCATTCAATTTTTGTATGTCTAAGAGTAAAATCAGTTTGAGGGAAGAATTTGATAGTAGAGGTCCGTTTTTGTAAGAACGGTCCAAATGATTGGCTATGTGTAATCAATCCATGACGTGCTCAGGAGAGTCGGGGAAGGGGGGCTATAGTGGGATACCGAAACCAGGTTAAGTCACTAAAACGTCTAGCATGAAGGAACTGTGTTACCGTGTCGGTGGAGAAGTGAAACACAAGATTTCTTGATCAAAGCAGTTGATGAAGGCCAAGTAACCACTCTAAATACTAAACTGaggtttcgagcattagctcTTCATCAAAGCAAATCACGACAGGCTTATGAACGCCCTAAAAGTCATTTTTGTTATGTTCTCACCGTTTCGCCCCCTGTCGAATTCGACCCGGTTCATGTTTCCTCAACCCCCCCCTAATTGTTGAGTTCGACCCGTAAATAAAACCGAATTCGTCCCCCTATTTGTATCGAGTTTATTAACTAATCGCCACGATATTTCGTGTAAATGTTTACTTTCATGACAGTTTCATGATACTTTATCATGGATGATTACAATACTTGGTCGCCAGTAGAGAAAACTGGCGACTCTATCCAGACTGTATCAGGCGCAATCTCGTGCCctgcataaattcgaaaacgcactccaaagtggatcaatttgaaaacactacgtaaacgatgatcgtcttcgtgtggacggagataaaaatatgcgtttactatcgtttgcgtttacaatcgtcttcgtgtggacgtagCCAGAGACAAGTGATCgattttagtcagttgaaaattcaagtcAGATTCATGTTGCTGTCAAATGTCGATGTCTCATAGCTACCTGAGCTCAAATGTGCTGGGCTGGAAAAATAGCGACAATGATTAAATCTAATTTCAGAGTCAAATAAAGAGTCtccagcaatctgattggttgagtgGTTTCCCGGATGAACGTTATATTCGCccatagttaatagagggaatggttatgaaacccggcaaacttcaaaggGCCGGCCTTTTGTTTCGTGTGCGAGGTTGAATTGCACCGTCACGTGACATTGACCGTGCACAAACCAAGCGTGTATTCCTAAACAATATGGCGGATACGAATGATTTGGTTTTCTTCGGAGACGATTTTGACGCTATTTTAGGTATtttggaagaagaagaagagctTGATGAACAGTTTAGACAAGCTGCTGATCAAGTGAGTATTGGGTTCTTTCTTAGCCACCCAGAATTTAGCGAAAAGTGCTGTGCTTTGACGTTCATCTTCTTTCAGCTCGATCGACTATAATCGGTGCTGCTTCTAACGAAATCCTTACAACTACGTGTCGTACTGTGCTGACGATGTTAATATACAGTGGTTACTATTTCTTCTATATATGCTTATAACTAGACTTTGTAGTATCGTTTTATGACTGATTTCTCAACTGAAAGTTACTTTTGTTTACGACAGGTTCAACTTGAAAACGTTATGTGTGAACTGTGCCAGAAGAAATGCAAAAGCAAGAACGGACTGAAACGACACAAGACAGTTAAACACAAAGATACGAGAGAAGATGTTGAGAATCAAAAAGAAGTAGGACAAGAGAGCTGTTTAACTTATGTAGCTTACtcaagaattgttgaaaaagctAAACTCAAAATTGCTGGCAACAAAATCCACCCAAAATCAATCCGAGACGAGCTAAGTGCCTACACCTACAACAACGGTCTACAAGAGATAACAGCTGAATTCTGTGACATTGAAGACCTATATAAACGCTTGATAAAGCCTGGGAATGCTGAAAGATTTTATTCTTGCTTCTATTCAACCATAGCTCTGAATGCAGTTAAGTATTTTAAGGGATTGTCAAGGAACGCAGCTACACTACTGTCTACCAAAGTTGCTGATTGTATGTTAGCACACAGCAAggagaaaattgaaagcatTTATACTTGTACTCCATTAACTAAACTTTCAGATGAAGAAAAAGCTGGACTGCAGTATATTGGGGGTTATGTCCTTCATAAACTTCATACCAAGCATGCTGGTAAATCATCAGAGAGTGAGCAGGCAATCTCTATCCTAAAGGCTGGCAAATTAGAAGACCAGAATGCCATTGAATGTCAGAAGTTAACTTCATGTTTAAATCGTGGTGGTTTGTGGGCAATTTCCAAAAATgctcaattaatttttgagagAACTGAGCATTATTTCCGGGATGCCACTTCGAAGGCTAATGGGCAAAACATTGCTTTTGCTAATATCATGTCAAGATCTGTTCATGATGTTGAAGTTGTCTCAGCATACAATTCCATGTTATCCAATTCTGAACTGATAATCAACAGTAGTGTTGCCAAAGATGTTTTGCACAACATCATACAACTGTATGTCAAAGTgcgttcattttcttttgcaaaagatATTATCCAGAAACACAAAATTAgattgaaacaaatgaaatcaaaggCACTCCGTAAGGATATAAGCAGAGCCTCCCACGAGAGTGACCAACAAAGGCAAAACTAAACTCTGAAAATTGTGCAATGATTGTATATTGTATATTTATAATAAGTTGCTgttgcatttgttgttaaataaTGTTGACACAAATTTGCTTATACTTAAAAACGATAcctgatgaaaaataaaatttacattCATATGTGCAAGTTGAAATATTTGCATagaaaaacaaagcgaaagCGAAAGTCTTTATTATATCAGTACAATCAATGTCAAACccttaatttgatttgttttgcatttctgATATGTCAGTCATGTAAACAACTGTAAAGGGCTAATCACATGCATTTGCTTATGCTCCACCCCTTTTCACATGAttgatggaaaagaaaatacacaCGCATGTTTCAGATTGACATTGGCGATACAAGGATTTTGCTTTAATGTTATAAAATTGACCTATGTATAAGGCAGTCATTGTTTCTTCCTCTTTGGCACTGGGTCATCCGAAACATTGACCCATGATCTGTCTCGGTCTTTCCTTCCACGTGTGTTCCCAGACTGACAGGAGACTGCACGTTGTACTCTGATGGTATTATTGTTGTAGCCAAACATCTTCATGTCGGGattgtcatttcttcttcCCAACTTCCTCTGGTTTCCAAAGTATTCTTCTATAGGATCTTGGCAAAACCTCTCAGTTAAGACATACTCTACACCttcattcaaaagaaactttgttGCCTCTACAACTGAATAGGCTGAGATCTGCAGGCCTTCATATGTCTGCCAGGATAAGAACATCCTGCTCCTGGcattctttgtaaaattacCAGGGCGTTGGGCGATGCTGTCCTTCCAATCCCTCAGATAGCCAAGGAAATCATTTGTCAACCAAAGAAATCTTGGATCATCCACTGATCTATATGGTGCAAGAAATGATTTCCTCTTACTTTGATGCTCAGTTGTGCTGCGCACATTGAGACAATCAAAGTAAGAATCCACCATTTCACACAGCTTTGATGTTCCTTTTGCATCTGGAGGACCAAATGACTTCAACACAGCTGCCACAGTAGAACTCAGTATCTGGGCTGCCAGACTTACACGCATGGTTGAATAGGAATTCAGCTTAATGTGATCATAAGTTAATCTGGGCATCAACTTTAAACCATTCTCAACATCTTGGTAATACAGCTGCACTATATGTTGCCACAGCAAATGATTCCTGTCATTCCACATGTACCTAAGCAGAAATGGTTTCACaaattttaatataaaatGTGACAGTGCTCAATGTGATGACccacaataaattattattaccctCATATATAATACTTATTCACTGTATAAAACAATCGAGAATAAACATGTTTTGAGGAAACATCTTTCAAACAAACTTGCTAATTTTCAACATGCTTCAGTGCTAGATTGAAAACTGTATAATACACCTTGTAGTAtactttaaataattttttctcttgtgtATTAGACTGTCACAATAATAGATTAGTTGAaccactttaaaaaatttaaacatcAAGAGCGATTGCAATAAACCTGTGAAATAGAAATTGAATGCTAGTGGGTAAATagtttacaaaacaaaaaaggaacaaatataaatattgtCAACCAATATCTATTAGTCTAGTACAATGAAAGTCTATTGCAATCACACTGTTGTTATTTATTGAGTTTCAAAAATAGTTGGTGAATAATATACTACATGGTGAATAagtgaataatattatttcccAAAACATACCGAGTGCATGATCCATGTCCAGAGCTGTAAAGGCAGTTTCTCGTAGTCTTGACCAGATGGGGTACATCAGAGAAGAAATATATGTACCGATGTGGCGCATATAAGTTTATGGTTCGATAACAAATATCATCCTCAGCATTGTTATCCAGGGGTTTGTGCATTCGATAGAGCCTCCTGTTGGGTGATGCTCCATCAGAGGTACTAGCAATCACCCAAAGGTTGCAGGTTAATTCTAATACACCTATGGCCTCCCAGAATAGTGGCATTAGCTGATGGGAGGTGACCCCATTTGTAGCAAAATATGCCAGACTGAACTTCAGCTCAGTGCAAATGCCTCTGATGAAGAATACCAGAGCATGGCTGGCAATCTCGTCAACTTTTTCAAGTGTTCCAAAGTTTATGTCTGGGTCTCCCAGGTCAAGATATCCAATTAGTTCACCAGTGACTTTGTCAAAAACAAGGTTTGACATaatcttcatttcatcaaACAACAGTACAATGTATCTTTGGACATCAAAGTAGCTATTTGTTAAGTCTTTCAACTCGTCAATAACTTCTTCTTGGAATCCAGCCTTTGGGCGGATACAGTTCCTATAGTCCTTGAGAGTTCGCTGACTTGGAAGGACAAGGATCTTACTCTTGCGCAATTCTTCGTAGCATGCTGGTGATTTTGTAGCAAGAGATAAACAGTAATGTATGATCATCGGATGGTATCTAACACCTGTTGAGCTTCTTGTCGACAGCTTTTTCTGTTGCTGCCAAAATAGATCCATAAATGGTGTTATGTTCTTCTCTGATTTACCAAGGATACTGGTAATGTCCTGGCTCAACTGGTGATCAACTTCAACACTTGACCTCTGTATTTCAagcttcatttcttcaagtttttgctCAAGTTCAGCACATTTTAACCTCTGCATCTGCAGTGTCAGCTTAATTCGCTGTGGTGCCGTCTGTGATATAGGTGAAAATAGATGTGCTGGCttaggaattttcttttcttttgccttgtGACTGAGTTCAGATTTATGTGAATACTGATGACAACTACAACACTGTTCACCATGTCCAAACAAAACTACACAACCACGAGTTCTCCAATATTCTTGATGTGGAAATGAAGTgccaccatcatcatcatcgaaAAAAGGATCAACAGACTTTGGAATAACATGATGCACTATGCTGCTTGAGAATTCAGATGGTTTGACCCCAGGACAAATAGACTGAGTGGCAATACTCTTTACAAGGTCAGACACAGTAATGTTAGTAATTGACCTTAAATTTGCAGTGTACAGTTCATGGGCTTCAGGTAGGAGCCATCCATATACATAAATAGTGAATCCCAGACTATCGTCAATCATAATCTCAATTTCTGGTAGCATAACTTGAGATCTTTCCTTCTTTAAAACTAGTCTGTCCTCTAGTTTCTGGACTATCCAATCGTTCAACGTTTTGAGTGTTTTGACTCTTTTACAGAGGTCGTTGAAGCTTTGGTAATACTTCTTGACGTTCTCTGCAACGGGGTTGTTAGTTACCACGGTTCTCGATGGACGTGTAGCTGGTTTTGTCGTATCATGACTTCTCTTCGGCATGTTCAACGTCGGCAAGGCTCCAatctttggtttctttttcaccATCTTTTCCGAATGAActtaaataaaagtaaaaaagaagaTATTTTTAACCCATGACCAGAGTAAGGTTATAAAGGTCAAACAAACGAGAGACAGCTAACAGCTAGCTAACTTTTGTTGACATCAAAAAACGGGACATAACAACAGCATTACTTACATATTTCTATATcctcaattttgaaatgtttctcaCAGGTAAAAACCTTGTCATTGTCGATCTGTTTCTGGAAATCTTTGTCAATAACTCTTGTTTTCGTGATCTCACTCAGCCACTCTTCTCGCCACTTCTTGTATTCGGCATTTCGTGCAGAGGGCAGTTTCCAGATGCCGATTCCTTTCGTCCTCCGGCACGTACCACAGCCAAAAACGGAACAGTTATCGCCAGGTATTTTACTTTCGAAATGATAAACTTTTGAAAGCCGTTTAAGATGACAGAACTACATTATTTTGGGTTTAAAACACGTCAAATGACCACATGTTCATTAGCAAAcgacgccatcttgaatttgaGTGTGCACGGTCATTATCACGTGACTTCGAAAAACTCAAACAATAACCTATCTCTCTGAAGTTTGCCGGTCTTCATAACCACTTCCCTCTATCAACTATGATTCGCCGCCATATTGATTCTCCCAGAACTCCTTGGTAGCCGATAGCTAGGTTCCATGCTACAAAGGCGAATGCCGAGATCTCTTTCCTTCCCATCTGAGCTCatatttattgaaagaaatttctttGGGCATTCGCCTGAAGTTTATCTATAAAGCTGGATTTAAGTGACGCATGAACCCTGTACAAGGAGCAAATTAGTGCAGGTTTCCTCGGAGTCGTGAAGGGTTGCGGATGTGGAGTGTTCGTGCCTTAATGGTTACAAAGTATATGATCGAGACTTAGAATTTTGTGTGGCGGAATAACAGATAAAGGTAGGTTAATCCCTTTTTCCCTACTAGGTCATGTTTTCTTGAGAGTAGCAGCACCATTTGGAACCCGGCTAACTATGTAAATCGAACAAAATTGCATGGAATGCAGAGAGTAAGAAAGTTAACTGAGCCATAGAATACATACTTTCTTGGACCTTTATTTAGTTAAACTTTAACCTTACATATGTAGTGATTGTTACATCCAAAGTAGATCATTTCAATTATTGTTGCTGaattaagtttgtttgcatatttcatccgttaaatttgttattttgaagCAACATATCACTTTCCTCACAAAGCTTAAGACTTGAACTACTTCATGGGCTTTCATGTttaattcttgtttttgtAACAAGCAAATGACATAAAATCTTGCCAAAAATAAACTGTTTGGAGATTAGGTTCTTGTTTGTGGTGTCTCCATCAGAGCTGCACTAGTTCACTTCAATGTTGCATTGATTGTGATGACTGCTTCATCATGGCACAGAAGGATACCACTAAGGGTTTGTTTGCTCTCGTATGAAGATAATGCTACgatcaaaataaaactttaaGATCCCCCCACCCTGCCAGCTGGCAAACCACGGCATTTGACTATTTCCTTTACCTAgggagtggggaatttgattTGTAAGGCCTTCCAGCGGGTGGGGATTTGACCTTTGCCTGGATGTGGTGGGGAAAATTTAAGCGGAATtgtcaggttttttttttccgtggCTGAAGTCACTAACAGCTGTAAACATGTGTTTAGACAAGATAGAATAAATTAAGTGAGAGATATAGTATTTTTGAATGATTGCCTTCCAA is a window of Acropora palmata chromosome 4, jaAcrPala1.3, whole genome shotgun sequence DNA encoding:
- the LOC141879817 gene encoding uncharacterized protein LOC141879817: MADTNDLVFFGDDFDAILGILEEEEELDEQFRQAADQVQLENVMCELCQKKCKSKNGLKRHKTVKHKDTREDVENQKEVGQESCLTYVAYSRIVEKAKLKIAGNKIHPKSIRDELSAYTYNNGLQEITAEFCDIEDLYKRLIKPGNAERFYSCFYSTIALNAVKYFKGLSRNAATLLSTKVADCMLAHSKEKIESIYTCTPLTKLSDEEKAGLQYIGGYVLHKLHTKHAGKSSESEQAISILKAGKLEDQNAIECQKLTSCLNRGGLWAISKNAQLIFERTEHYFRDATSKANGQNIAFANIMSRSVHDVEVVSAYNSMLSNSELIINSSVAKDVLHNIIQLYVKVRSFSFAKDIIQKHKIRLKQMKSKALRKDISRASHESDQQRQN